One part of the Anopheles coustani chromosome 2, idAnoCousDA_361_x.2, whole genome shotgun sequence genome encodes these proteins:
- the LOC131266823 gene encoding FACT complex subunit spt16 isoform X2 yields MSNIVLDKDCFFRRIKRLYANWKDPEFRHDDSLSKVDCIMTAVGVDEETFYSKSTSLQTWLFGYELTDTISVFCDNAIVFLTSKKKIEFLKQIEKDAEDSLPPIRLLVRDKNDKDKANYEKLYEAMKSSKAGKTVGVFTKDNFPGEFCENWRAFLKDKHLTNVDISVPIGYIMCPKEDSELITIKKACLVTIDVFNKYLKDHIMEIIDADKKVKHVKLAEGVESALTDKKYVSGVDTNQLDMCYPAIIQSGGNYSLKFSAFSDKNYLHFGSIICALGARYKSYCSNIVRTLLVNPTETIQKHYNFLLNLEEELLKNLVPGKKLSDVYDVGLEYAKKEEPKLVDKLTKSFGFAMGLEFRENSITIGPKCAAVLRKGMVFSLNVGLAGLENSEASDKESKMYALFVGDTVLVTDDSQAAVLTQSKKKIKNIGIFLKDDDDDDEEEEEQEKEPGPEILGRSGKRTTVLESKLRNEQSSEEKRKQHQKELAIALNEKAKERLAKQAGGKEAEKVRKSTVSYKSVNQMPREPEVKELKLYVDRKYETVIMPIFGVPVPFHISTIKNISQSVEGDYTYLRINFFHPGATMGRNESGMYLNPDATFVKEVTYRSTNTKEPGEIAAPSSNLNTAFRLIKEVQKRFKTREAEEREKEDLVKQDTLVMSQNKGNPKLKDLYIRPNIVSKRMTGALEAHVNGFRYTSVRGDKVDILYNNIKSAFFQPCDGEMIILLHFHLKHAIMFGKKKHLDVQFYTEVGEITTDLGKHQHMHDRDDLAAEQAERELRHKLKTAFKSFCEKVETMTKQQIEFDTPFKELGFPGAPFRSTVLLQPTSGSLVNLTEWPPFVITLEDVELVHFERVQFHLRNFDMIFVFKNYQHKTAMVNAIPMNMLDHVKEWLNSCDIRYSEGIQSLNWAKIMKTITDDPDGFFENGGWTFLDPESEGEGAPNSETEDEEDDAYEPTDDDDEEESDSEDYSEASEDDDTGSEEDLGSDEESGKDWSDLEREAAEEDRNREKDDFDDRGASKKRSHHSSSSKHGSSRDKNHKDKHNDKHRSSSGGGSSSKHDRHSSSHKRSRDDSRDGNHHKSKKSRK; encoded by the exons ATGTCGAACATCGTGCTGGACAAAGATTGCTTCTTCCGGCGGATAAAGCGTCTGTATGCGAACTGGAAG GATCCAGAATTCCGACACGATGATTCGCTGTCAAAGGTCGACTGCATCATGACAGCCGTCGGGGTCGATGAGGAAACATTCTACAGTAAGTCGACTTCACTGCAAACATGGCTTTTTGGGTACGAGCTGACCGATACGATCAGCGTCTTTTGCGACAACGCCATCGTGTTTTTGACGAGCAAGAAGAAGATCGAATTCCTCAAACAAATCGAGAAAGATGCCGAGGATAGCTTGCCACCGATTCGGCTATTGGTCCGGGATAAG AACGACAAAGATAAGGCCAACTATGAAAAGCTGTACGAGGCAATGAAGTCATCCAAGGCCGGCAAAACGGTAGGCGTTTTTACGAAGGACAATTTCCCCGGTGAGTTCTGCGAGAACTGGCGCGCGTTCCTAAAGGACAAGCATCTGACGAACGTCGACATAAGCGTACCGATAGGGTACATTATGTGCCCCAAGGAGGACTCGGAGCTTATCACGATTAAGAAAGCTTGTCTGGTGACGATCGACGTGTTCAACAAGTATCTGAAGGATCACATTATGGAGATAATTGACGCAGACAAG AAAGTGAAACACGTTAAGTTAGCAGAAGGAGTAGAGTCGGCCCTGACGGACAAGAAGTACGTTTCCGGCGTGGACACAAATCAGCTGGACATGTGCTATCCGGCCATCATCCAGTCGGGCGGCAACTACAGCCTAAAGTTTAGCGCGTTCAGTGACAAGAactatctccactttggatcTATCATTTGTGCGCTTGGGGCGCGATACAAGTCGTACTGCTCGAACATTGTCCGCACGTTGCTGGTCAACCCGACCGAAACCATCCAGAAGCATTACAACTTTCTGTTGAACCTGGAGGAGGAGCTGCTGAAAAATCTCGTTCCCGGTAAGAAGCTGTCGGACGTGTACGACGTTGGGCTCGAGTACGCCAAAAAGGAAGAACCGAAGCTGGTGGACAAGCTAACGAAATCGTTCGGTTTCGCGATGGGACTCGAGTTCCGCGAGAACTCGATCACGATCGGACCAAAATGTGCGGCTGTGCTTCGAAAGGGCATGGTGTTCAGCTTGAACGTGGGTTTGGCGGGACTTGAAAACTCCGAAGCATCTGACAAGGAATCGAAAATGTACGCGCTGTTCGTCGGTGACACGGTGCTTGTGACCGACGACTCGCAGGCTGCCGTCCTGACGCagtcgaagaagaagatcaaaaacaTTGGCATCTTCCTGaaggacgacgatgacgatgacgaggaggaagaggagcagGAAAAGGAACCGGGCCCGGAGATACTCGGGCGTAGTGGTAAGCGGACGACGGTGCTGGAGAGTAAGCTCCGCAACGAGCAAAGCTCGGAGGAAAAGCGCAAGCAGCATCAGAAGGAGCTTGCCATAGCGCTGAACGAGAAGGCGAAGGAGCGACTGGCGAAACAGGCGGGTGGTAAGGAGGCAGAAAAGGTTCGTAAATCGACCGTCTCGTACAAGAGCGTCAATCAGATGCCACGCGAGCCGGAGGTGAAGGAGCTGAAGCTGTATGTTG ATCGCAAGTACGAAACGGTCATCATGCCGATCTTTGGTGTGCCTGTTCCGTTCCACATTTCGACCATCAAAAACATCTCCCAGTCGGTGGAGGGTGATTACACGTACTTGCGAATCAACTTTTTCCACCCGGGAGCAACGATGGGCCGGAACGAGTCGGGAATGTACCTGAATCCGGACGCAACGTTCGTAAAGGAGGT CACTTACCGCTCTACGAACACCAAGGAACCGGGTGAAATAGCGGCACCGTCGTCGAATCTCAACACCGCGTTCCGGTTGATCAAGGAGGTGCAGAAGCGTTTCAAGACGCGCGAAGCGGAGGAGCGCGAAAAAGAGGACCTTGTTAAGCAAGACACACTGGTGATGTCGCAGAACAAGGGTAACCCGAAGCTGAAGGATTTGTACATCCGTCCGAACATTGTTAGCAAGCGCATGACGGGCGCACTCGAGGCACACGTGAACGGATTCCGCTACACGTCCGTGCGCGGCGACAAGGTGGACATCCTGTACAACAATATCAAGAGTGCATTCTTCCAACCGTGCGATGGTGAGATGATTATTCTGCTGCACTTCCATCTCAAGCACGCCATCATGTTCGGCAAAAAGAAGCACCTGGACGTACAGTTCTACACGGAGGTGGGTGAAATTACAACCGATCTGGGCAAGCACCAGCATATGCACGATCGGGATGATCTGGCGGCTGAGCAGGCCGAGCGAGAGCTGCGCCACAAGCTTAAGACGGCGTTCAAGAGTTTCTGCGAGAAGGTGGAAACGATGACGAAGCAGCAGATCGAGTTCGACACACCCTTCAAGGAGCTTGGCTTCCCGGGTGCACCGTTCCGCAGCACAGTATTACTACAGCCCACCTCCGGCAGCCTGGTTAACCTGACCGAGTGGCCCCCGTTTGTCATAACGCTCGAGGACGTGGAGCTGGTACACTTCGAGCGCGTGCAGTTCCACCTGCGTAACTTCGATATGATATTCGTGTTTAAGAACTACCAACACAAGACAGCAATGGTAAATGCGATACCAATGAATATGCTCGATCACGTTAAGGAATGGTTAAA CTCGTGCGACATTCGCTACTCGGAGGGTATTCAATCGTTGAATTGGGCAAAGATTATGAAAACCATCACGGACGATCCAGACGGGTTCTTCGAGAATGGCGGCTGGACCTTCCTCGATCCCGAGTCGGAGGGTGAAGGTGCACCGAACAGTGAAaccgaggacgaggaggacgatgcGTATGAACCaacggacgacgacgatgaggaggAGTCGGACTCGGAGGACTATTCTGAGGCGTCCGAAGATGACGATACCGGAAGTGAGGAGG ATCTCGGGTCGGACGAGGAATCCGGAAAGGATTGGTCCGATTTGGAGCGGGAAGCGGCCGAAGAGGATCGAAACCGGGAGAAGGATGACTTTGACGATCGTGGCGCATCGAAGAAACGCTCTCACCACAG CTCCTCGTCGAAACACGGCAGCAGCCGGGACAAGAACCACAAGGATAAACACAACGATAAGCACCGCAGCAGCAGTGGcggaggcagcagcagcaaacacgATCGCCACAGCAGTAGTCACAAGCGATCGCGGGACGACAGTCGAGATGGAAACCATCATAAGAGTAAAAAATCGCGAAAGTAA
- the LOC131267651 gene encoding ribonucleoside-diphosphate reductase subunit M2, giving the protein MVLEKENFADNMEVLIKNTHKVLTESGANVTAVTQTTKSQSTITADETMDENKVMVTESSVEDPKELAKTELSEVHLHEQTPFDPSIEPLLKDNPRRFVIFPIQYQDIWQMYKKAEASFWTVEEVDLSKDMKDWESLKPSERHFISHVLAFFAASDGIVNENLVERFSQEVQVTEARCFYGFQIAMENVHSEMYSLLIDTYIRDPKEREFLFNAIETLPCVKKKADWALNWISSKKANFGERVVAFAAVEGIFFSGSFAAIFWLKKRGLMPGLTFSNELISRDEGLHCDFACLMFKYLVQKPTRERVTSIIRDAVVIEQEFLTKALPVDMLGMNCDLMSQYIEFVADRLLVELGCEKVYNTKNPFNFMEFISLEGKTNFFEKKVGEYQKWGVMANRLDNVFTLDADF; this is encoded by the exons ATGGTTCtggagaaggaaaactttGCTGATAACATGGAGGTTCTGATTAAG AACACCCACAAAGTGCTGACAGAAAGTGGAGCAAACGTGACTGCAGTAACGCAGACTACGAAGTCCCAAAGCACCATCACCGCTGACGAGACGATGGATGAGAACAAGGTGATGGTGACCGAGTCCTCAGTTGAGGATCCCAAGGAGTTGGCTAAGACCGAGCTGTCGGAGGTTCACTTGCATGAGCAGACACCGTTCGATCCGTCCATCGAACCACTGCTCAAGGATAATCCACGTCGGTTTGTCATCTTCCCGATTCAATATCAAGACATCTGGCAGATGTACAAGAAG GCCGAGGCATCCTTCTGGACTGTAGAGGAGGTGGACCTATCAAAGGATATGAAGGATTGGGAGTCGTTGAAGCCGAGCGAACGTCATTTCATCTCGCACGTGCTCGCTTTCTTCGCTGCGTCGGACGGAATCGTAAACGAGAATCTGGTCGAACGATTCAGCCAGGAAGTGCAGGTGACCGAAGCGCGCTGTTTCTATGGTTTCCAGATCGCCATGGAAAACGTCCACAGCGAGATGTACTCTCTGCTGATCGACACGTACATTCGTGACCCGAAGGAACG CGAATTCCTCTTCAATGCCATAGAAACGCTACCGTGTGTGAAGAAGAAGGCTGATTGGGCCCTGAACTGGATTTCGAGCAAGAAAGCCAACTTCGGCGAGCGTGTTGTCGCGTTTGCCGCCGTCGAGGGAATCTTCTTCAGCGGTAGCTTTGCCGCTATTTTCTGGCTTAAGAAGCGAGGGCTGATGCCGGGTTTGACGTTCTCGAACGAGCTAATTTCGCGTGACGAGGGCTTGCACTGCGATTTTGCTTGCCTTATGTTCAAGTATCTGGTGCAGAAGCCGACGCGCGAGCGTGTGACCAGCATCATTCGCGATGCGGTGGTGATCGAACAGGAGTTCCTTACCAAGGCGTTGCCGGTCGATATGCTGGGCATGAACTGTGACCTGATGTCGCAGTACATCGAGTTCGTTGCCGATCGGCTTCTGGTGGAGTTGGGCTGCGAAAAG gtCTATAACACAAAAAATCCCTTCAACTTCATGGAGTTCATCTCActggagggaaaaacaaacttcttCGAAAAGAAGGTTGGCGAATATCAGAAGTGGGGCGTGATGGCTAACCGACTGGACAACGTGTTCACGCTGGATGCGGATTTCTGA
- the LOC131262673 gene encoding peroxisomal targeting signal 1 receptor, whose protein sequence is MSFKELVEPECGGANPLMNLGRAVRRDVAFQDEGLAGGRSSFAGGDRELVNEFMGQIAPAPQSFRMDVLLKEMREIDAQNFHRQQQIVPGPAVIDTVASGGTAWVEQFHSEAAQARAESKLSSVWSQSHLTPIQGAVNVGPNNILYTKDFFDVHDPTSMEPEGTSIRQAAGEMLAEGYAARTLNNERMNQSEFLRFMSNVRAGNIRIHGGQVSSSVWENRFDELEASSSKGKEEHLQQQPTEANVQKEQDEEEQRADDDWAKAFEADKREQDEASDNYNKQFWERLQDEWRTLSESEGQHPWLSEFSDYYDPYKEYKFDEENPMQDIENAFAKGKAFLAQGDIPSAVLCFEAAVKHDPENPEIWELLGFSQAENEKDPNAIAALNKALSFNPNNAPVLMALAVSYTNESMQNQALRMLVRWMKCNGKYEALVPPEMVQAQESPLASSLMGGPNLQQVQELFIKAVQQSPNEIDADIQEALGVLFNLSSEYDKAVDCFQAAVQVRPDSSKAWNRLGASLANGNRSVEAVEAYQRALSIQPGFIRARYNVGIICINLKAYREAAEHLLTALNHQATSIARSGLNVASPANQMSTTIWTTLRMVLSLMNRQDLQPAIDNRDLETLNREFSISNE, encoded by the exons ATGTCTTTCAAAGAGCTCGTCGAACCGGAATGTGGAGGGGCGAATCCGTTGATGAATCTGGGCCGAGCGGTGCGCCGCGATGTTGCCTTCCAGGATGAAGGGTTGGCTGGCGGTCGGAGTTCCTTCGCCGGGGGCGATCGTGAGTTGGTGAACGAGTTTATGGGACAGATTGCTCCGGCACCCCAGTCCTTCCGGATGGACGTGCTGTTGAAGGAGATGCGTGAGATCGACGCACAGAACTTTCATCGGCAGCAGCAAATCGTACCGGGACCGGCAGTAATCGATACGGTGGCCAGCGGAGGTACCGCTTGGGTGGAACAGTTTCACAGTGAGGCTGCCCAAGCGAGAGCGGAAAGTAAACTTTCGAGT GTTTGGTCACAGTCACATCTCACTCCGATACAGGGCGCAGTAAACGTGGGACCTAACAATATCCTCTACACGAAGGACTTTTTTGATGTACACGACCCAACATCGATGGAGCCCGAAGGGACCTCCATTAGGCAGGCGGCAGGAGAAATGTTAGCGGAAGGTTATGCCGCTCGAACGCTTAACAACGAACGAATGAATCAGAGTGAG TTTTTACGATTTATGAGCAATGTTAGAGCCGGCAATATTCGCATTCACGGAGGCCAGGTGTCCAGCAGCGTGTGGGAGAATCGTTTCGACGAGTTGGAGGCAAGCTCCTCAAAGGGTAAAGAGGAACATTTGCAGCAACAGCCTACCGAGGCAAACGTGCAGAAGGAACAGGACGAGGAGGAGCAACGGGCGGACGATGACTGGGCGAAGGCATTTGAGGCGGACAAGCGAGAACAAGATGAGGCATCCGATAACTATAACAAGCAATTTTGGGAGCGCCTGCAGGACGAGTGGCGCACGCTGTCGGAAAGCGAGGGTCAGCATCCGTGGCTGTCGGAATTTTCCGACTACTATGATCCCTACAAGGAGTACAAGTTTGACGAGGAGAACCCGATGCAGGACATAGAGAATGCGTTCGCGAAGGGTAAAGCATTCCTTGCCCAAGGGGACATCCCGAGCGCTGTACTTTGCTTCGAGGCGGCCGTCAAGCACGATCCGGAGAATCCGGAAATTTGGGAACTGCTTGGGTTTTCTCAggcggaaaacgaaaaagatccGAATGCGATTGCCGCGCTTAATAAGGCACTCTCGTTCAATCCCAACAACGCTCCGGTGCTGATGGCCCTGGCGGTGTCGTACACGAACGAGAGCATGCAGAATCAGGCACTTCGGATGTTGGTGCGGTGGATGAAGTGTAACGGAAAGTACGAAGCATTAGTTCCGCCCGAGATGGTGCAGGCGCAAGAGTCACCGCTCGCTAGCTCGCTGATGGGTGGCCCGAACTTACAGCAAGTGCAGGAACTGTTCATCAAGGCGGTGCAGCAATCGCCCAACGAAATCGACGCGGACATACAGGAAGCACTTGGGGTATTGTTTAATCTTTCCTCCGAGTACGACAAAGCGGTCGATTGTTTCCAGGCCGCAGTACAGGTGCGCCCCGATAGCTCCAAGGCTTGGAATCGACTTGGTGCAAGTTTGGCCAACGGGAATCGATCGGTTGAAGCGGTCGAAGCGTACCAGCGTGCACTGTCCATTCAGCCGGGCTTCATTCGAGCACGCTATAACGTGGGCATCATCTGCATCAACCTGAAGGCTTACCGGGAAGCGGCGGAACATTTGCTGACGGCACTCAACCATCAGGCCACTTCGATTGCACGATCCGGTTTGAATGTGGCCTCCCCAGCGAACCAGATGTCCACCACGATCTGGACTACGCTGCG
- the LOC131266823 gene encoding FACT complex subunit spt16 isoform X1 translates to MSNIVLDKDCFFRRIKRLYANWKDPEFRHDDSLSKVDCIMTAVGVDEETFYSKSTSLQTWLFGYELTDTISVFCDNAIVFLTSKKKIEFLKQIEKDAEDSLPPIRLLVRDKNDKDKANYEKLYEAMKSSKAGKTVGVFTKDNFPGEFCENWRAFLKDKHLTNVDISVPIGYIMCPKEDSELITIKKACLVTIDVFNKYLKDHIMEIIDADKKVKHVKLAEGVESALTDKKYVSGVDTNQLDMCYPAIIQSGGNYSLKFSAFSDKNYLHFGSIICALGARYKSYCSNIVRTLLVNPTETIQKHYNFLLNLEEELLKNLVPGKKLSDVYDVGLEYAKKEEPKLVDKLTKSFGFAMGLEFRENSITIGPKCAAVLRKGMVFSLNVGLAGLENSEASDKESKMYALFVGDTVLVTDDSQAAVLTQSKKKIKNIGIFLKDDDDDDEEEEEQEKEPGPEILGRSGKRTTVLESKLRNEQSSEEKRKQHQKELAIALNEKAKERLAKQAGGKEAEKVRKSTVSYKSVNQMPREPEVKELKLYVDRKYETVIMPIFGVPVPFHISTIKNISQSVEGDYTYLRINFFHPGATMGRNESGMYLNPDATFVKEVTYRSTNTKEPGEIAAPSSNLNTAFRLIKEVQKRFKTREAEEREKEDLVKQDTLVMSQNKGNPKLKDLYIRPNIVSKRMTGALEAHVNGFRYTSVRGDKVDILYNNIKSAFFQPCDGEMIILLHFHLKHAIMFGKKKHLDVQFYTEVGEITTDLGKHQHMHDRDDLAAEQAERELRHKLKTAFKSFCEKVETMTKQQIEFDTPFKELGFPGAPFRSTVLLQPTSGSLVNLTEWPPFVITLEDVELVHFERVQFHLRNFDMIFVFKNYQHKTAMVNAIPMNMLDHVKEWLNSCDIRYSEGIQSLNWAKIMKTITDDPDGFFENGGWTFLDPESEGEGAPNSETEDEEDDAYEPTDDDDEEESDSEDYSEASEDDDTGSEEDLGSDEESGKDWSDLEREAAEEDRNREKDDFDDRGASKKRSHHRRDRAVASSKKRHDHHRSSSSKHGSSRDKNHKDKHNDKHRSSSGGGSSSKHDRHSSSHKRSRDDSRDGNHHKSKKSRK, encoded by the exons ATGTCGAACATCGTGCTGGACAAAGATTGCTTCTTCCGGCGGATAAAGCGTCTGTATGCGAACTGGAAG GATCCAGAATTCCGACACGATGATTCGCTGTCAAAGGTCGACTGCATCATGACAGCCGTCGGGGTCGATGAGGAAACATTCTACAGTAAGTCGACTTCACTGCAAACATGGCTTTTTGGGTACGAGCTGACCGATACGATCAGCGTCTTTTGCGACAACGCCATCGTGTTTTTGACGAGCAAGAAGAAGATCGAATTCCTCAAACAAATCGAGAAAGATGCCGAGGATAGCTTGCCACCGATTCGGCTATTGGTCCGGGATAAG AACGACAAAGATAAGGCCAACTATGAAAAGCTGTACGAGGCAATGAAGTCATCCAAGGCCGGCAAAACGGTAGGCGTTTTTACGAAGGACAATTTCCCCGGTGAGTTCTGCGAGAACTGGCGCGCGTTCCTAAAGGACAAGCATCTGACGAACGTCGACATAAGCGTACCGATAGGGTACATTATGTGCCCCAAGGAGGACTCGGAGCTTATCACGATTAAGAAAGCTTGTCTGGTGACGATCGACGTGTTCAACAAGTATCTGAAGGATCACATTATGGAGATAATTGACGCAGACAAG AAAGTGAAACACGTTAAGTTAGCAGAAGGAGTAGAGTCGGCCCTGACGGACAAGAAGTACGTTTCCGGCGTGGACACAAATCAGCTGGACATGTGCTATCCGGCCATCATCCAGTCGGGCGGCAACTACAGCCTAAAGTTTAGCGCGTTCAGTGACAAGAactatctccactttggatcTATCATTTGTGCGCTTGGGGCGCGATACAAGTCGTACTGCTCGAACATTGTCCGCACGTTGCTGGTCAACCCGACCGAAACCATCCAGAAGCATTACAACTTTCTGTTGAACCTGGAGGAGGAGCTGCTGAAAAATCTCGTTCCCGGTAAGAAGCTGTCGGACGTGTACGACGTTGGGCTCGAGTACGCCAAAAAGGAAGAACCGAAGCTGGTGGACAAGCTAACGAAATCGTTCGGTTTCGCGATGGGACTCGAGTTCCGCGAGAACTCGATCACGATCGGACCAAAATGTGCGGCTGTGCTTCGAAAGGGCATGGTGTTCAGCTTGAACGTGGGTTTGGCGGGACTTGAAAACTCCGAAGCATCTGACAAGGAATCGAAAATGTACGCGCTGTTCGTCGGTGACACGGTGCTTGTGACCGACGACTCGCAGGCTGCCGTCCTGACGCagtcgaagaagaagatcaaaaacaTTGGCATCTTCCTGaaggacgacgatgacgatgacgaggaggaagaggagcagGAAAAGGAACCGGGCCCGGAGATACTCGGGCGTAGTGGTAAGCGGACGACGGTGCTGGAGAGTAAGCTCCGCAACGAGCAAAGCTCGGAGGAAAAGCGCAAGCAGCATCAGAAGGAGCTTGCCATAGCGCTGAACGAGAAGGCGAAGGAGCGACTGGCGAAACAGGCGGGTGGTAAGGAGGCAGAAAAGGTTCGTAAATCGACCGTCTCGTACAAGAGCGTCAATCAGATGCCACGCGAGCCGGAGGTGAAGGAGCTGAAGCTGTATGTTG ATCGCAAGTACGAAACGGTCATCATGCCGATCTTTGGTGTGCCTGTTCCGTTCCACATTTCGACCATCAAAAACATCTCCCAGTCGGTGGAGGGTGATTACACGTACTTGCGAATCAACTTTTTCCACCCGGGAGCAACGATGGGCCGGAACGAGTCGGGAATGTACCTGAATCCGGACGCAACGTTCGTAAAGGAGGT CACTTACCGCTCTACGAACACCAAGGAACCGGGTGAAATAGCGGCACCGTCGTCGAATCTCAACACCGCGTTCCGGTTGATCAAGGAGGTGCAGAAGCGTTTCAAGACGCGCGAAGCGGAGGAGCGCGAAAAAGAGGACCTTGTTAAGCAAGACACACTGGTGATGTCGCAGAACAAGGGTAACCCGAAGCTGAAGGATTTGTACATCCGTCCGAACATTGTTAGCAAGCGCATGACGGGCGCACTCGAGGCACACGTGAACGGATTCCGCTACACGTCCGTGCGCGGCGACAAGGTGGACATCCTGTACAACAATATCAAGAGTGCATTCTTCCAACCGTGCGATGGTGAGATGATTATTCTGCTGCACTTCCATCTCAAGCACGCCATCATGTTCGGCAAAAAGAAGCACCTGGACGTACAGTTCTACACGGAGGTGGGTGAAATTACAACCGATCTGGGCAAGCACCAGCATATGCACGATCGGGATGATCTGGCGGCTGAGCAGGCCGAGCGAGAGCTGCGCCACAAGCTTAAGACGGCGTTCAAGAGTTTCTGCGAGAAGGTGGAAACGATGACGAAGCAGCAGATCGAGTTCGACACACCCTTCAAGGAGCTTGGCTTCCCGGGTGCACCGTTCCGCAGCACAGTATTACTACAGCCCACCTCCGGCAGCCTGGTTAACCTGACCGAGTGGCCCCCGTTTGTCATAACGCTCGAGGACGTGGAGCTGGTACACTTCGAGCGCGTGCAGTTCCACCTGCGTAACTTCGATATGATATTCGTGTTTAAGAACTACCAACACAAGACAGCAATGGTAAATGCGATACCAATGAATATGCTCGATCACGTTAAGGAATGGTTAAA CTCGTGCGACATTCGCTACTCGGAGGGTATTCAATCGTTGAATTGGGCAAAGATTATGAAAACCATCACGGACGATCCAGACGGGTTCTTCGAGAATGGCGGCTGGACCTTCCTCGATCCCGAGTCGGAGGGTGAAGGTGCACCGAACAGTGAAaccgaggacgaggaggacgatgcGTATGAACCaacggacgacgacgatgaggaggAGTCGGACTCGGAGGACTATTCTGAGGCGTCCGAAGATGACGATACCGGAAGTGAGGAGG ATCTCGGGTCGGACGAGGAATCCGGAAAGGATTGGTCCGATTTGGAGCGGGAAGCGGCCGAAGAGGATCGAAACCGGGAGAAGGATGACTTTGACGATCGTGGCGCATCGAAGAAACGCTCTCACCACAG ACGGGATCGGGCTGTAGCGTCATCGAAGAAACGACATGATCATCATCGCAG CTCCTCGTCGAAACACGGCAGCAGCCGGGACAAGAACCACAAGGATAAACACAACGATAAGCACCGCAGCAGCAGTGGcggaggcagcagcagcaaacacgATCGCCACAGCAGTAGTCACAAGCGATCGCGGGACGACAGTCGAGATGGAAACCATCATAAGAGTAAAAAATCGCGAAAGTAA
- the LOC131263059 gene encoding phospholipase ABHD3: MLSYLYTYLTNLPRWHLVAIVLVGYLVYYLMEVVKRPILAASDGPFKKYLRKHIPTLEHKFWPTFWCVESRAQTVFASILRSNIMPDVEYRREVLTLKDGGQVALDWLEANCDPEAPIIIILPGLTGESQAEYIKCLVTAANRAGIRTVVFTNRGLGGVALKTPRLYCAANCEDLSEVVKYVRSAHPHVRIGATGISMGGLILGNYLARKSDEAKSILTAATIISVPWDVHKGCASIEQPILNNLLGRHLASSLCRTVSKYDILRGEEFDWDMNQVLQSKTIKQFDSSFTSKHFGYKDVDSYYSDATLHNKLHQIKVPLLCLSAADDPFQPLEAIPVKAASKSSHVAILITARGGHIGFLEGWWPANKEQYMGRIFSQYFAAALFDPDNEFYRTAQLMMEHNLTTSTSVPGSPKVQTPPPSPVAAASAIRKKSIPF, translated from the exons ATGTTGTCTTACTTGTACACGTACCTGACGAATTTGCCTCGATGGCACCTGGTCGCGATCGTCCTGGTTGGGTACCTTGTATACTATCTGATGGAGGTGGTCAAG CGCCCAATCCTGGCCGCCTCGGATGGTCCGTTCAAGAAGTACCTTCGCAAGCACATTCCAACCCTAGAGCACAAGTTTTGGCCAACGTTCTGGTGCGTGGAAAGTCGCGCGCAAACCGTATTTGCCAGCATCCTGCGCTCGAACATCATGCCGGACGTCGAGTATCGGCGTGAGGTGCTGACGCTGAAGGACGGGGGTCAGGTGGCGCTCGACTGGCTCGAGGCAAACTGCGACCCGGAGGCACCGATCATTATCATTCTGCCCGGGTTGACGGGTGAATCGCAGGCCGAGTACATCAAGTGCCTGGTAACGGCCGCAAACCGTGCCGGCATTCGGACGGTCGTCTTCACGAACCGTGGACTCGGTGGGGTCGCCTTAAAGACGCCTCGACTCTACTGCGCGGCGAACTGCGAGGATCTATCGGAGGTGGTGAAGTACGTGCGATCGGCACACCCTCACGTGCGTATCGGTGCTACCGGTATCTCGATGGGTGGACTAATCCTGGGCAACTATCTCGCTCGGAAAAGCGACGAAGCGAAATCGATCCTGACGGCGGCTACCATCATCTCCGTGCCGTGGGACGTACACAAGG GTTGTGCCAGCATCGAGCAACCCATACTGAACAACCTTCTAGGACGACATCTTGCCTCAAGCCTCTGCCGTACGGTTAGCAAGTACGATATCCTCCGGGGCGAAGAATTTGACTGGGACATGAACCAGGTGCTACAG AGCAAAACAATTAAACAGTTCGATTCGTCGTTcacgtcgaagcactttggctATAAGGATGTCGACAGCTACTACTCGGATGCTACGCTTCACAACAAACTACACCAGATTAAAGTGCCTTTGCTGTGCCTGAGCGCAGCGGACGATCCGTTCCAGCCGCTCGAAGCGATCCCGGTGAAGGCGGCCTCCAAGTCGTCGCACGTTGCCATTCTCATCACAGCCCGCGGTGGCCACATAGGATTCCTCGAGGGTTGGTGGCCAGCAAACAAGGAACAATACATGGGCCGAATATTTAGCCAGTACTTTGCCGCCGCCCTGTTCGATCCCGATAACGAGTTCTACCGGACGGCGCAGCTGATGATGGAGCACAATCTGACCACGTCCACATCGGTGCCAGGTTCGCCGAAAGTACAGACCCCGCCGCCCTCCCCGGTTGCAGCCGCCAGTGCGATACGGAAAAAGTCCATCCCCTTCTAA